TCCGAAGGCGGCTGTGCCGATAAAAAATGCCTCTACCCAAGCATATGTAAAAATCTAAACCTGGACCACCGCAGGCAGATTGACCTTTTACGTAGAATTCATAACATTGACGGGATAAATAAGGTTTTTATAGCTTCGGGCCTTCGTTATGACATGATAATTGAAGATAAACTCAACGGCTATAATTATTTGAAAGAAATTGTTGAAAACCATACTTCAGGGCAGATAAAAATCGCCCCGGAACACACCGAGGGACATGTGCTCAAGATGATGGGCAAACAAAATAAGGATTACCTGCATAAATTCAAGCAGATGTTTGACCAGCTTAAGCAGGAGACGGGCAAGAACCAGTTCCTGACGTATTATTTTATAGCG
Above is a genomic segment from Elusimicrobiota bacterium containing:
- a CDS encoding YgiQ family radical SAM protein, whose product is SEGGCADKKCLYPSICKNLNLDHRRQIDLLRRIHNIDGINKVFIASGLRYDMIIEDKLNGYNYLKEIVENHTSGQIKIAPEHTEGHVLKMMGKQNKDYLHKFKQMFDQLKQETGKNQFLTYYFIAAHPGCTDREMEKMEEFISKNLKINPEQIQIYTPLPSTYSALMYYTEMNPFTKENVFVEKDLVKKEKQKEIITGVPAFKKRRIIEHKRQKARHFYK